In Methanofollis aquaemaris, the genomic window CAGGGGTCCATCTTCTTTTCTCCTTGCCGGTGAGGTGCACGAGCGTTTTGCTCTCTGTATCGAGACAAAAGACGACGAGTATTGCGAAGGGCTCCATCCCGGTGACCTTGTCTGCGTCTCGGCCCCAGAAGGCGGCGCCCTCCGTGCGGCCGCGATGATCCTTCTCCTGGTCCGCGACCATCACTTCCCGGTCGTCGCCCTCTCCCCCGGCCACCCCGGTTCCAGGCGGGTGCCGATGGTCGTCTCCGCCGCCCCTGCGATCACCGTCTCCTGCGAGATCACGCGCGGCACGCACCCGGACCAGCACCTCCTCTGCGGCTCGGCCGAACTCGCCGGCCTCACCCTGCGAGGGGGGGGCGGTACTGTCACGCTCGGTGCTCTCCCCGCTGCGTGCACGATCTCGTATATATGTGTTGATCGTGCCCTGGTCGAAGAATAACAACAAATATAAAGGTAATTTTCATCAAATATGTGTAGGCCGTGAGAGGAGGGTTGGATGAAGAGTGAGGTTTTAAAGAGCATCAAGCAGGCAGAAGAAGAGTATAAGTCTATGGTCAGCACCGCAAACACTGAAAATAAGCAGAAAGTTGCGGATGCCAGGGCGGAGGCAGAACGTATCATCGAGAAAGCCACCGCCGATGCAGAGGCCTACAAAAAGACGAGGCTCGCTGAAGCCGGGACCGCCGCCGCGAAAAAACGTGCAGACATCTTGAAGGTCGGCGAACAGAAGGCGGCCACGCTTAGAGCGAACAGCCTTGAGAATCTCGATAAGGCGGTCGAGTTCCTCGTCTCGCGTTTTAAGGAGCAGCTGCATGTTTCAGCCTAAGCGGATGAGTCGTATCCTGATCGCAGGGTCCAAGGACCAGATGGATACGATCGTCCGTGAGTTGTATCATCAGCACGCTTTTCACGTTGAAGATTTTGTCGAGAAGGAAGACGAGGCCTACGAAGGATTCAGGATCGGAATGCCGCTTGACCAAGCAAGCGGTGCGTCCTCCGAGTTGATCAAGATCAGATCGCTCGAGAACACCTTCGGTATCTCTCCGGATACCGTTGATGCCACCAGAAAGCAGGCATCTCCTGAACTGAAGGCCGGCGTCGACCGGACTCTTGCCGCCCTCGTCGAAGACGTCGAGGATCTCACTGCACAACGGTCAAAACTCGAGGCACAGACGAAGGCTCTTGAGACGCGGGTCGCCGCACTCAAACCCTTTGCACCTGTCTCCCTCGACATGGACCTGTATCACGGCTACGAGAACGTCACCGTTTTTGCAGGCTACGTCGAATCCGACGTCGAGATCCCGGTCTCAAACGAGAAACACTTTGTCCCTGGCGGCAAAGGTGGACAGAACTTCATTGCAATTTTTGTCCCTGCATCAGAGGCAGAGGTCGCTGACCGCGCCCTGCTCGAAGCACACTTCCAGTCGGTCCCCATCCCCGAGGGCTCGGGTCCTGTCAAGGATCTCATCTACGATGCCCAGGGGAAGATCGCTCAACTCAACGAACAGATTGAGAAGGTCGAGAGGACCCTTGAGGAAAAGAAGAATGAATACGGCGAAGTCCTTGTTGCATACGACGAATACTTCACGGCCGTCGTGGAGCAGGCGGAGGCCCCGCTGCGGTTTGCAACAACGGAGGACGCCTTTGTGGCAGAAGGCTGGGTGCCGGCCGAGAAGGTCGAGGGCATCATCGCGTCTCTCACCC contains:
- a CDS encoding alpha/beta hydrolase; the encoded protein is MICPLGTDDLLLVRGPSSFLLAGEVHERFALCIETKDDEYCEGLHPGDLVCVSAPEGGALRAAAMILLLVRDHHFPVVALSPGHPGSRRVPMVVSAAPAITVSCEITRGTHPDQHLLCGSAELAGLTLRGGGGTVTLGALPAACTISYICVDRALVEE
- a CDS encoding V-type ATPase subunit subunit G family protein, with amino-acid sequence MKSEVLKSIKQAEEEYKSMVSTANTENKQKVADARAEAERIIEKATADAEAYKKTRLAEAGTAAAKKRADILKVGEQKAATLRANSLENLDKAVEFLVSRFKEQLHVSA